The following are encoded together in the Daucus carota subsp. sativus chromosome 5, DH1 v3.0, whole genome shotgun sequence genome:
- the LOC108220539 gene encoding outer envelope pore protein 21B, chloroplastic yields METSLRYGGDSKILRIRAKEKIPFDSETHLELHGELDTKIGAPSFLSGTIRHFYPDLLASLGLGVQYDKRQKLRYVVRGKKEFPVTADGMIKFHVKGRCDIGKDFIQRNTKGHAELTWDIFNFRKDQDVRLKIGYEVSDKIPYLQIRENNWTFNADVNGKWNVRYDL; encoded by the exons ATGGAGACTTCTTTGAGATATGGCGGAGATTCCAAGATTCTCAGAATCCGTGCCAAAGAGAAGATTCCCTTTGATTCCGAAACTCATCTTGAG CTTCATGGAGAGCTTGACACAAAGATTGGAGCTCCGAGTTTCTTGAGTGGAACAATAAGGCACTTTTACCCGGAT TTATTGGCTAGCCTTGGTCTAGGCGTGCAATATGATAAACGACAGAAACTCCGCTATGTTGTCCGTGGGAAAAAGGAATTTCCTGTGACAGCTGATGGGATGATAAAATTTCATGTCAAGGGGAGGTGTGACATTGGCAAAGATTTTATACAG AGGAATACGAAAGGGCATGCTGAACTTACGTGGGACATTTTTAATTTCCGGAAAGaccaggatgtaagattgaagATTGGCTATGAAGTTTCTGATAAG ATCCCCTATCTGCAGATCAGAGAAAATAATTGGACATTCAATGCTGATGTTAATGGCAAATGGAATGTGAGATACGATTTGTAA